The proteins below come from a single Triticum aestivum cultivar Chinese Spring chromosome 5D, IWGSC CS RefSeq v2.1, whole genome shotgun sequence genomic window:
- the LOC123125913 gene encoding basic blue protein-like — MAQGTIVATLLVLLLAVCCTTTLVHGKEWIVDDKGWTIGISGWENGKRFKSGDVLVFKYESAMHNLVQVEERDYNSCLVVGPSKFHDSGNDHIQLAGGKAFFLCSVMRHCEQGMKMAVTVE, encoded by the exons ATGGCACAGGGAACCATCGTAGCCACCCTTCTGGTGCTGCTTCTGGCTGTTTGCTGCACAACCACCCTCGTCCATGGCAAGGAGTGGATCGTCGACGACAAGGGGTGGACCATTGGTATCTCCGGCTGGGAGAACGGAAAGCGCTTCAAGTCTGGTGACGTGCTCG TGTTCAAGTACGAATCAGCGATGCACAACCTGGTCCAAGTGGAAGAACGCGACTACAACTCGTGCTTGGTCGTCGGCCCGTCGAAGTTCCACGACTCTGGCAACGACCACATCCAACTCGCCGGCGGCAAAGCCTTCTTCCTCTGCAGCGTTATGCGTCATTGCGAGCAAGGCATGAAGATGGCCGTCACTGTCGAATAG